In Methanocaldococcus lauensis, a single genomic region encodes these proteins:
- a CDS encoding FecCD family ABC transporter permease, with amino-acid sequence MRKILIILILILLTSSLFLYGIFKGGNAKSISIEDVKNFLLYGTTKNDFKDMLIWKVRIPPLITALIVGAVLAVSGLKLQTLFRNLLASPYTTGISSGAVLGVAIAIFLGFSFTSLSFLLDISKSNYVVGGWVGAALALVVLLLLASKVREVTGVLVCALLFSYFYYGVESYLITFAENVQIQEFWMFLQGSFTGVRWNDIKLMVICSLIFLISSYLLSKHLNALLFGESYAKSFGLNIKRVRILILLLSGFIVGSTIPFVGLIPFIGIASPYIARIIMRTSDHRWTIPASMLIGMCISLLCYLVSIKIFAPKVVPVKSILDLLGGALVVYLIYSSEKKYRFE; translated from the coding sequence ATGAGAAAAATCCTTATTATTCTGATATTAATATTATTAACTTCCTCACTATTTCTCTATGGAATTTTTAAAGGAGGAAATGCAAAATCTATAAGTATTGAAGATGTAAAAAATTTTTTACTATATGGAACTACTAAAAATGATTTTAAAGATATGTTAATCTGGAAAGTTAGAATCCCTCCACTAATAACTGCCTTAATAGTTGGTGCAGTTTTGGCAGTTTCAGGTTTAAAACTTCAAACCTTATTTAGGAATCTTTTAGCATCACCATATACGACAGGAATATCGAGTGGGGCAGTGCTTGGTGTAGCAATTGCCATATTTCTTGGATTTTCATTTACATCTTTAAGTTTTCTTTTAGATATTTCTAAGTCTAACTATGTAGTTGGTGGTTGGGTAGGAGCAGCTTTGGCATTGGTTGTTTTATTATTACTTGCTTCAAAAGTTAGAGAAGTTACTGGAGTGTTAGTTTGTGCTTTACTATTTTCATACTTCTACTATGGTGTTGAGAGTTATCTTATAACATTTGCTGAAAATGTGCAAATTCAAGAATTTTGGATGTTTCTACAGGGAAGTTTTACTGGTGTTAGATGGAATGATATAAAATTAATGGTCATATGTTCCTTAATTTTTTTAATTTCATCATATTTATTATCAAAACACTTAAATGCCCTACTGTTTGGAGAATCTTATGCAAAAAGTTTTGGTTTAAATATTAAAAGGGTTAGAATATTAATTCTATTACTTTCTGGCTTTATTGTAGGATCTACAATTCCATTTGTAGGTTTAATTCCATTTATTGGAATCGCCTCTCCATATATAGCCAGAATTATTATGAGAACATCTGACCATAGGTGGACAATTCCTGCGTCAATGCTTATAGGAATGTGTATCTCACTACTATGTTATTTAGTATCTATAAAGATATTTGCTCCAAAAGTAGTTCCTGTAAAATCAATTTTAGATTTGTTAGGTGGAGCGTTAGTTGTTTATTTAATATATAGCTCAGAGAAAAAATATAGATTTGAGTAA